The genomic DNA ATTCTTAGAGGTCTTAGAGTAATgtaactaaaattgaaaaataaagcaaaacacACAATGATTTCTTAATGACAGCATTTTACTAAAATGCTATTATGTCAAAAAGATTTATgctatatattaaataaattaatattaaaagataatcttGCATGTTTTCAACTCTTTAGGTAAATTCAACATTGCCACTTGCTGCTGAAGTTTTGAAGAAGAAGGGTGTATTTGATGAAAGACGCTTGTTTGGAATGACAGCATTAAACTTATCAAGAGCAAAAACATTTGTGGCAGATGCAGTGGTAATGACTTTTTAGCTTATCTAAAACTTCTgtctttttctttaatataaatgtttaaaaagtgtcaaaataggtgcaatttgggtaccctcatattttaagtaatttgCAGTGAACCTAGTTTGGAAGACATATTTTTACTTGAACAGTTTTGGTCACACTATTAGcttttgaaaagtaattaatcaaaagagttgatatattttaaatatttgtataggtttataattctttatttgaattttcaatattGAGATTAATGATTATTATGAGgagaaataaattcatattcaAACATAAGCTTAATTTTTAGGGTTGCAATGTTGCTAAGCTAGTGGTACCAGTTGTGGGAGGAAACAGTGGAATTACTATTGTACCTCTAATATCACAAAGTATACCTCCTGTAGATTTATCACAGGTAAGTACCAGTCATGTCTCCAAGTTAGTGGTACCAGTTGTTGGAGGGAATagtggtacatgtatatctgtTGTACCTCTTGTATCACAAAGTTTACCTCCTTTCTGTTAAACACAGGTAAGCACCAGTCATTGTTGTCACTCAACATACCTGATTAATATCTATGGCTACTAGCAAGGTTGAAACACGGatctaaagaaataaaaatttgtaagggttccgcggaacccagtgtctcgcctacttttgttgtaaatcacaggctcaacaacaatgagggaaaaaaatcaataaaaatattcctcttgatactatcttttgattgtaagaagcttctgtctaagtttggtaaaaatctaggatagttaattaatcttataaatgttttgaaaattttaactgcagactgtatgtaatattaactggaagaaaattatagaccatttaaaagtaaaatacagaaaaaatggagttatacttttacaaaatttacttctggatactatcttataatagtccaagtttggtacaaacccaggatagttaaagaaagtttttaaaatttaacaactttaaccacagagtgaatgtaatgtttccctgcagaaaaactaagtccatttaaaagtaaaatacggaaaaaatggatttatttttttacaaaatttacttctggatactatcttatgatcataaacaagcttctgtccaagtttggtacaaaccaaggatagtttaagaaagttattaaaattctaaaaactttaaccacagagtgaataaaAATTTTCCtcacagaaaaaactaagtccatttataagtaaaatatggaaaaaatagaattttatttttacaaaatttacttctggataccaTCTTATGATCATACACTAGCTTCTGTCCGAGTTTGGTAtgaatccagtatagtttaagaaagttattaaaatttcaaaaacttaaaccacagagtgaatatttgtggacgactacgccgacggaaagtaggatcgcttagtctcgttttttcgactaaagtcgaaggctcaacaaaaactGTACGGATGGAGTGTgattgaatttattatttttttgttcaaaagcCCCTGCAAATCCAAGTTGgtagtttattttataatatagtgTTTTAATTCTTTAAAGAACATTGATGACATATAGGGATGTTATTTATGTTCTAAATAGGATAAGATCGTTCACCTATATGGTATGGATTGCACTTACTCATGTTCACAAGTGGACCTCATTGTCCAAGTGGTATTTTAGttaaaacacatgaaaataaaggaatccacagtatttgtCCATATACCTTAAGACATTTTATTCCCTCATAACGGTTCATTAGGAGATTTCTGGATTTTCAAAAAACTTCTTCTTTCCTGGTATCTAGATTGTTTTTTCTTGTTAGTATAAATGTATACTTTGTTTAAACAATGAACACTCAATTTAATAACTTAGCATTGTTTCCCTTTTACCCAGTgttctttaaccattttttatGCCAGGGGAAAGGTAAATATTTAAGGAAACTCCATACATAGAATCTACCATGGAAGCTACCAGTCATCATATTTGCTGTGTATAATAAATTATAGAACTTTGGCCATTTTTTATTTaggaagaaagaaagaaaataatacaGAAACTACAGAATGCGGATACAGAGATTATTGAGACAAAAGCTTCAACTGTAAGTGATCTTTAGTAAACTTGTACAAGAAGCACCTTACAATAAACCTTGTGGATACTGTTAAAAGTTGATCTGAGCTTGAgttgttacaatttttttttttacaattacacATCATAAATCTTGATTGTAGAAGAATGCTGTCTGATGCAGTCCAGCACTTGTTTTATTCAGGGTAgttattaagaaataattggtgcaagctatactttattgtagttttaacataggtaggcattatattcatgattatttttgcccgagTGATAATGAGGGCTaatataacacaaatataatgACTACCCatattaaaactacaataaagtatagcttacATCAATTAAGGACAATTAAGGTAATTTATATGTCTGATGTGTGTAAGTGTAGAATGTTTGTGTAGGCTCTTCCATGAATCTCCTTTTTTTGTTTGCAAACAAGCAAAAGACTGGCAATGTGATTTTTCAGAGggatgagttttgaacagccagAATGAACGATTGTCTTATTTaagtcaaatatgtcaatttcaacTGCAACACATAACAGTCATAATAAATGACTTGGTAAACAACATGTGCATCATTTTAAAGGTTGGAAGTGTTTTAAGTAAAATGCatatcaatttgataaaaattcatTACTCTGCAGCAGTCAATATAAGCATGTGCcaacaaatattattggatttagagcatgggtttATTCACAAAGTGAATGAAGCACATCATATTAGAATGAATGATAATTCagtcaaacaatttttttcatgcCAATTTTCAAGATGAAAAACTTgtagatttacaaaaaacatCATTAACATCTCGAAATTAACTGGTTGCATTAAGGGGTTTCACAACcctttgaaaatgtaaaaatagaaGAACAGTATTATATTCTAAAAGATAAGACCTGCTTAAgtgatcttttttttaaatttgaaaaatgtgttttatttttagctcaaacacaaattatatttttaacaggGTTCAGCAACTTTGTCTATGGCACATGCAGCCTCCAAGTTCACACTATCTTTGCTAGCAGCAATAGATGGAGAGGAAGGACAAGTAGAGAATGCCTATGTAAAATCAGAGGAGACCACCTCACCTTACTTGGCAACACCTCTGTTACTAGGAGTAAGTATATGATAATGTAAAGTCAGAGGAGACAACCTCACCTTACCTGGCAACGCCACTGTTACTAGGAGTTAGTATAGGAGAATGTAAAGTCAGAGGAGACCACCTCACCTTACTTGGCAACACCTCTGTTACTAGGAGTAAGTATATGATAATGTAAAGTCAGAGGAGACAACCTCACCTTACCTGGCAACGCCACTGTTACTAGGAGTTAGTATAGGAGAATGTAAAGTCAGAGGAGACCACCTCACCTTACTTGGCAACACCTCTGTTACTAGGAGTAAGTATATGATAATGTAAAGTCAGAGGAGACAACCTCACCTTACCTGGCAACGCCACTGTTACTAGGAGTTAGTATAGGAGAATGTAAAGTCAGAGGAGACCACCTCACCTTACTTGGCAACACCTCTGTTACTAGGAGTAAGTATATGATAATGTAAAGTCAGAGGAGACAACCTCACCTTACCTGGCAACGCCACTGTTACTAGGAGTTAGTATAGGAGAATGTAAAGTCAGAGGAGACCACCTCACCTTACTTGGCAACACCTCTGTTACTAGGAGTAAGTATATGATAATGTAAAGTCAGAGGAGACAACCTCACCTTACCTGGCAACGCCACTGTTACTAGGAGTTAGTATAGGAGAATGTAAAATCAGAGGAGACCACCTCACCTTACTTGGCAACACCTCTGTTACTAGGAGTAAGTATATGATAATGTAAAGTCAGATGAAACAAAAGcagtttaaacatttaaatatgtgGTTAACCTGTACATATAAAATCCAGGAACATTGGTattcaatgaataataatgaatcctcAGTAGCAGAAAAAAGCTGCTATCAtgacaacaaaatgaagaaaGTATTAAGGTTTTATAAAGTTGCAGTAGTCAAAAACCGCTTACATGCCAAAGCTAGTGTTACTGAAAGTTAGTATAGGGGAATATACAGTATATATGGAGACAAAAACAGCTATCATGACAATACCTAGGAGTAGGTATACAGGGATTTTAAATCTGAGAAAGCAACAGAAACAAGAACatgtaaaataatcaaataaataaaccaGTTGTTAGACCAAATAAAAACTTTGTTTCATATATAAACTTAAGTGtgattttatttggaaaaattCCTGTAATAAAGCTTTCATGCATAGGGCAAATTTAAAGcagaaatgatttattttcaggATGAAGGAATAGTAAAGAATCTTGGTATGTCTAGTTTGGATGAGTCTGAGACAGAACTGGTGAAAGCAGCCCTACCTGAATTAAGCAGACATATTCAAAAAGGAATAGATTATGCTAATAAGTCATAATTGAACCAGCTAGACATATACTGTTTAGTGTATCTGATTTATCATGACTATGCAGTGGTTGTGCCTTATTGTGCCATTATCTGTGATGATTTTTCCCATAAAATGATTAGGTTCacgtatatattatattattttagttatatataaGAGACAGTTattcaattttacaaattaactGAATTAGCAATAATAATAagaatggataaaaaaaattagtatcAGTAGTCACCAGCATCTGGTGGCcataattataaacatgatgaatGTTGACTGGGCTAGCAAAGCAGTAGGTCTGGTAAGGactgattttggcct from Mytilus trossulus isolate FHL-02 chromosome 8, PNRI_Mtr1.1.1.hap1, whole genome shotgun sequence includes the following:
- the LOC134681815 gene encoding malate dehydrogenase, mitochondrial-like, whose product is MFTRLAKPNHDIRSILQKSFSISSQVNNNHQHPHRHHPVHHHQHPVHHSPHKVTVLGAGGAVAQPLSLLLKSSSKVGRLCLYDIVHSPGVAADLSHIDTRTVVTGYLGTEQLEPCLTKSDVVLITAGIPRKPGMTEDEQFNTNAGIVKDLVSACAEFCPKAMICIITNPVNSTLPLAAEVLKKKGVFDERRLFGMTALNLSRAKTFVADAVGCNVAKLVVPVVGGNSGITIVPLISQSIPPVDLSQEERKKIIQKLQNADTEIIETKASTGSATLSMAHAASKFTLSLLAAIDGEEGQVENAYVKSEETTSPYLATPLLLGDEGIVKNLGMSSLDESETELVKAALPELSRHIQKGIDYANKS